The window ACGCCTGGCTGATCACCGACAAGTTGGTTGAGAGGATGTCACACGAAGTGCATGACGATGGGGCCGAGTTTTATTTGGCTGTGCTGCCGGCCGGCTGGCAGGTCTGCGACGACATCTGGACACGCACCATAGAGAATGCCGGCGGAGCGCCGATGAGCATCGCCTACCCCGATGAAAAGCTGAGCGAAATCGGCACGCGAGCCCAGGCCGAGGTCGTGCTCATGACCGACATGTTCCGCGCGGCCGCGCCTCACCACGCGATCGATTACGAGGACGAACTGCTGCATTACGATGGTCTAGGGCATTTCAACGATCGCGGCAACGATGTCGCCGCCGCCGCCATCTATCAGGCCATCGCAGGCCGAGGCGAGCGTGTCACTAAAACAGCGAGTGTCCCCGCTAGGTAATGCTCAGGCAAGACCTTCTCCGTTTTAGGGACGAATCCCAGGCGCTATCTTTCGCGCGCTGTTGTCGACGCACAAAGAGCCGCCGCGCAGGGGCTGGTCTGCGCGACGGCGATGGGGCCAGACGTGGGATCGCTGGCTCCCAATGCAAGTAGAAAAAAGGCCGCCAGGAACGGACTAGGGTCCTGACGGCCACCAGCGGCTGTCAGCAGTGTCGGTGCTGACGAAAAAACTATAGGGGTGCTGCACGGCCAGGTTCAAGTTGTGGGCGAAAGTTGTGCGCCTTGGTCAGTCCGCGTTCGACAGCTAGCGTTTGTATCGTTTGAGAAAATCGAGCACTTCGGGGAACCGCGCCGTCTTGACGATGAACCCTTCAAAGCCGCTGGCAATAGCTTGCCGCCGGCATGCCTCGTCGCCGCGGCCAGTAAACGCGCAGACCGGATGGTAGGGCATCGCCGGATCATCGCGCATACGTCGCACCAGCGTGAAGCCATCCATGCCAGGCATGTCGAGGTCGCACACGATCACGTCCAAGGGCAGTTTTCGCGCCAGTTCCATCGCGCGTTCGCCATCATTCGCGACCACCGCACTCTGCCCGCAGACCGTAAAGGCCTTTTGCAGAACGGTCGTCAGATCGCGGTTGTCGTCGACGATAAGAATTCGCAATCGCTGTTGTGGAGATGAGGTGACCATCGGCTTTCTCTTCCTTGTTGCGGTCTCCTGTGCGTCATGCCCCGCCTCATTCCAAGGGGGCTCGCGAACAGGTCAGAGCAGCTTAGGAGCAAACGATGCGCCAAAAATAGCACCGCACGCGCTGCCCGATCCTAAGGACTGCCTCGCGTCGATTTCGCCACGTTCAACCGTGGCATTTATGCCGATTGCCCAGGTTTAACCGCCCCGAGGGCACGAGTTGCCCGGGATCCGTTCGAAGATCGAACGCGGCCAGGTGGTCGGAAAACCATCGGACAGGAAAATGCCGGGTCACTAACTCAAGGGATCGCGACCTTGCCACCGGTACGTCCTGGTGATAGGGAACGAGCCAGGTTGGCAGGCAGTTTTCCGCAACCGTAAGAGAAATTCGACCGGCGGAATTCTTTTAGCCGGACCTTGAAAAATGGAGGCGGCAGGAATTGCACCTGCATCATCGGTGAACCGATGCTCTCCTTGAGCTACGCCCCCCATGGGAAAAGTACAATCATATAGTCTGAAAGCGGCGGCCCGAGTCAAACGGGCTTTTCTCGGCCGTGCAGGGTCGAGTGAGGTTCGACCTCCCCGCCACTGTGCGTGCCCCGACACGTACAGCGTTGGGACATAACCGATCACGTCGACTTTGCGTCTCTCGGGTATTGAAACCGCGTCAAGTGATCTCGCAACGTCATGCTTGTGCCTCATGGAGAACGTTTCAATTGGTACGGACGATCGCGCGGCGACAACACGCCGGCGATAAAGCCGCTAGAAAGAGCCAGTGCCGCCGCCATGTTGATAGTTTTGAAATCCGCAACGAGCCAAGCTTGGTAGCCACTTTACCGAATTGCGTATTGGCATTCGTGCCAATGGATTGAATTGCCGTGATGCAGATCAATACGATCAGCGCCAACATGAGGGCGTATTCAACGGCCGCAGGGCCGTCTTCTGAAGCCAGAAATCGCCCGGCAGCCTTGAGAAATCGCGAGTTTCTTGCCGCAGACATGGCTCGACTCTTGGTTCACCGGGGTCAAGCGTTGGACGCTCCAAATGCCACCATCGTAAACGGAATCTGCACGTTGTTTCGCGCCGTGGCCTCGGACGTTCGCGCCTCGTATAGTGACCGCACGGCTAAAACCTATTTGACAGGCGGCCTTTGTCAAATCGCGGTCGGAGATTGCGCACGTTGGTCGGCCGGCGTTCGGCCGCAAGGCGCATGAAAAAACCGCAAGCGCAAACGAATTTGCGCTGCGGCTCTTGTGTGAAGGCGTGGGATCCATCCCTAGCATTGCTAGTATCGGTCCGCGCGGCCGGCGAACTTGATACATCCGGGCCAAAGCAAAAAAGGCGGGCCAGCGGCACGCGCAATAAAAAAGGCCGCAAGCGCCTTGGGGATCGCTGCGGCCTCTCGGCCTTGGATCACGCATCCTGGCGCGACCTATTGCATTATGAATATCGACCTGCGACATGAAGCGCCTTGAACCAGGAACGGGTCGACGATGGTCGCCCCACGTTATGTCCTATATGGCCCAAAGTCCGCCTTGCTAAAAGCCATTGCCAAAGGAACTGTGCAAGTCGTCGCGTCTCAGCACGTACATGGCCGGGAATGCATCAAAGAGGACCAGCGCGGCGCATGAACAGAAAGGCGCGCCGCCAAATCTTCAAAAAGAAATGAATACTCCGACCCCAAACCGGGCAAGCTTGTCCCCAGGGCGCCTGACCAGCAACTTGCCCGGGTCAGGGAACGAGCAACTGAAAAACGCCCGTACGCCTGGCGTCAACCGGTCGGACTGACGACCGTTGCCTGAACAGATTGTTCTTGCGTGAAGTGCCCCACTGCAATTCCAGCCCCGATGGCGAGAATAAACGCGGCGAAAATCAGGTACCAGAATCGATCAAGAAAATTCGCTGGCATATGCTTGGCCTTTCCCCAATGGTCAGGGCAAGGAGCGAAAAGCGTGCCAATTAAGTCGCGGGCGCGACCGCTCGAAGGGGGCCACTCAAAGTTCGTGACGCCCGGCGCAGCCGAGAAATCGCTCTCCATTCCGCGGATCTCGCGGATTGCGAGCGCCTTGCTGCGTTGCCAAGATAAGCCGCAAGCGACACGGGCAACTCGACCTGGCGGTCCACGGATGGGTCGGTTCCGTCTACGTCGTCCGCCCCCGACACCAACGCTCTGGGGCAGCCAAGCTACGGCGTTTGCCCGCTCTGTGCTTCTTCATTCTTCGACCTGCCATGCATTCGCTCCGACAGGTCTGTAAACGCGACGTCGCAGTCCAATGCGAGATGTGACCGGCGCGCCGAGTTCGGAACTGCCCACGCCGAACTGATCGAATATAGTCTCGCGAAGCGAGATGATATACGATTGTTGTGGCCCGTGGACCACGGTTTAGCAGGCGGGTCCGGCCGCTGTGCCGCACCAAAATGCTGAGGTGCGTATAGCTCAAAGAGTGGGTTGATCTGAAGGGATGGATCAATGCATTTGCGAACGCGAGCTGAACGAC of the Pirellulales bacterium genome contains:
- a CDS encoding Flp family type IVb pilin encodes the protein MSAARNSRFLKAAGRFLASEDGPAAVEYALMLALIVLICITAIQSIGTNANTQFGKVATKLGSLRISKLSTWRRHWLFLAALSPACCRRAIVRTN
- a CDS encoding response regulator, with amino-acid sequence MVTSSPQQRLRILIVDDNRDLTTVLQKAFTVCGQSAVVANDGERAMELARKLPLDVIVCDLDMPGMDGFTLVRRMRDDPAMPYHPVCAFTGRGDEACRRQAIASGFEGFIVKTARFPEVLDFLKRYKR